The following are from one region of the Vitis riparia cultivar Riparia Gloire de Montpellier isolate 1030 chromosome 14, EGFV_Vit.rip_1.0, whole genome shotgun sequence genome:
- the LOC117931133 gene encoding DNA-directed RNA polymerase III subunit RPC8-like isoform X8 encodes MRKQVREDNLLFFMFFLSLIEHTLRLSPHLLDLPLSEAIKGELESLFLDKVVANLGLCIFVNDIRSIDGGFVFPGDSASTYTVEFRLVMFGLFVEDIITAKLKRIGRQWLKKLCSTKSMLTVNESFPGPVIRIHRGDKVYVIVQNEGDYGVTKKEETVRHGVKQTRNPWSEGMEKAK; translated from the exons ATGCGAAAACAAGTTAGAGAAGacaatttgttatttttt ATGTTCTTCCTTAGCTTGATTGAGCACACACTCCGATTGTCGCCTCATCTTCTGGACCTTCCTCTCAGTGAAGCCATCAAAGGAGAGCTTGAAAGTCTCTTCTTAGACAAG GTCGTTGCGAATTTGGGGCTGTGTATCTTTGTTAATGATATCAGGTCTATAGATGGTGGTTTTGTCTTCCCTGGGGATAGTGCTTCAACCTATACG GTGGAGTTTAGATTGGTTATGTTTGGGTTGTTTGTTGAGGATATTATCACTGCAAAACTTAAAAGAATCGGACGCCAATGGCTTAAGAA GTTGTGCAGCACAAAGAGCATGCTGACTGTGAATGAAAGCTTTCCAGGGCCGGTCATTCGGATTCATAGAGGCGATAAGGTGTATGTGATTGTGCAGAATGAAGGTGATTACGGTGTCACTAAGAAAGAGGAAACTGTTAGGCATGGAGTGAAGCAAACAAGGAATCCATGGTCAGAAg
- the LOC117930546 gene encoding uncharacterized protein LOC117930546, with product MASDTFVQPAIPRFDGHYDHWSMLMENFLRSKDYWPVVVSGVAEPAEGVVLTDVQKMELEALKLKDLKAKNYFFQAIDRSILETILCKDTAKHIWDSMKKKYQGTARAKRQQLQALRSDFEMLRMKSGESVTDYFSRTMAIINKMRIHGDKTEDVLIVEKILRSLTPKFNFVVCSIEEANDVDSLSIDELQSSLLVHEQKINQQVKEEQALKALSETHFTQSRVDRGRGRGRGRGRGGRHNTDRGNQHHHQH from the coding sequence ATGGCTTCAGACACTTTTGTGCAGCCAGCCATTCCACGTTTTGATGGTCATTATGACCATTGGAGCATGCTCATGGAGAATTTTTTGAGGTCCAAAGACTACTGGCCAGTTGTGGTTTCTGGAGTAGCAGAACCAGCAGAAGGGGTGGTGCTGACAGATGTGCAGAAAATGGAGCTCGAAGCACTGAAGCTGAAAGATCTCAAggcaaagaattattttttccaagCTATTGATCGCTCAATCTTGGAAACCATTCTTTGCAAGGACACCGCCAAGCATATTTGGGATTCCATGAAGAAGAAATACCAAGGTACAGCAAGGGCTAAGAGGCAGCAACTTCAAGCACTTCGCTCGGACTTCGAAATGCTTCGAATGAAGTCAGGAGAATCAGTTACAGACTATTTTTCAAGAACGATGGCAATCATTAACAAGATGAGGATCCATGGCGACAAGACAGAGGATGTTCTCATTGTTGAGAAGATTCTTCGATCCTTGacaccaaaatttaattttgttgtctGTTCGATAGAAGAAGCTAATGATGTTGATTCATTGTCAATTGATGAATTACAAAGTTCTTTGTTGGTTCATGAGCAAAAAATAAACCAACAGGTGAAAGAGGAACAAGCATTGAAGGCCTTATCCGAAACTCACTTTACACAAAGTAGAGTTGATAGAGGACGAGGTCGAGGCAGAGGTCGAGGTAGAGGAGGCAGGCACAACACTGATCGTGGCAACCAACATCACCATCAGCACTAA